A part of Uloborus diversus isolate 005 chromosome 6, Udiv.v.3.1, whole genome shotgun sequence genomic DNA contains:
- the LOC129224300 gene encoding serine/arginine repetitive matrix protein 2-like: MSNLKAYLDHCKRKLERNMHDIKMNSAVIDKLSTLQVTKELIEETGLYKLIRSFCKREDEMGEKSLMVFRKWREFYGDGVQTPTKETIAQLSSKPPPSNIESHRNIADPLSKCQNLPFQKESKHQPSSKSDPKYQLSSLLKPELKHQQLSSLKSGSKHPFANLLSESKHQILHTSKSESKYPPSKLEPKHPQVPSSKHLLSSPSKPEAKHHRISPSKQSSKHPFSSPSKSDAKHRSAPLANPDKHPLPMPKSDAKHQLSSHPKPELRHFTSKVEPPRFHSSTSAALEAKQQHSLAPRPDPKQRLTHPLSKPESKHQHISPSNPDFKHQLSSPKLDYKHHVPPPSFAGKIRESNPSLSEDILHCHIKKLRINRMFSIT, encoded by the exons ATGTCAAATTTGAAAGCCTACTTGGATCACTGCAAGCGAAAACTGGAACGCAACATGCATGATATCAAAATG aactcTGCTGTAATTGATAAATTATCCACTTTGCAAGTTACCAAAGAACTTATTGAG gAAACTGGCTTATATAAACTGATTAGAAGTTTTTGCAAGAGGGAAGATGAAATGGGTGAGAAGTCGCTCATGGTGTTTAGGAAATGGCGAGAGTTCTATGGTGATGGTGTTCAGACTCCTACCAAGGAAACCATTGCCCAGCTATCATCAAAACCACCTCCAAGCAACATTGAATCACATAGAAACATTGCTGATCCTTTATCAAAGTGCCAAAATCTACCTTTCCAAAAAGAGTCCAAGCATCAGCCTAGTTCTAAATCAGACCCAAAGTATCAACTCTCAAGTCTTTTAAAACCAGAGTTGAAGCACCAACAACTCTCCTCATTAAAATCAGGCTCAAAGCATCCATTTGCAAACCTTCTCTCAGAGTCGAAACATCAGATCTTGCACACTTCTAAGTCAGAATCAAAGTATCCGCCTTCGAAGTTGGAGCCGAAGCATCCTCAAGTTCCCTCTTCTAAGCACCTGCTTTCATCTCCATCTAAACCAGAGGCCAAGCATCATCGTATCTCGCCATCAAAACAGAGTTCAAAACATCCATTTTCATCCCCTTCCAAATCAGATGCAAAACATCGTTCCGCACCACTGGCAAATCCAGACAAGCATCCTCTGCCCATGCCTAAATCAGATGCTAAACACCAACTATCATCTCACCCTAAACCAGAATTAAGACATTTTACCTCTAAAGTAGAACCTCCTAGATTTCATTCTTCAACTTCTGCTGCTCTTGAAGCGAAGCAGCAACATTCACTTGCACCCAGACCAGATCCAAAACAACGGCTCACTCACCCCCTTTCCAAACCAGAATCAAAGCATCAACACATATCACCTTCAAATCCAGACTTCAAGCATCAGCTGTCATCTCCAAAGCTGGACTATAAGCATCATGTTCCACCTCCATCATTTGCCGGCAAAATCAGAGAATCAAATCCGAGCCTGTCC GAGGACATACTACATTGTCACATCAAAAAACTTCGGATAAACCGAATGTTCAGCATAACTTGA